A single region of the Vicia villosa cultivar HV-30 ecotype Madison, WI linkage group LG4, Vvil1.0, whole genome shotgun sequence genome encodes:
- the LOC131598640 gene encoding glutathione S-transferase T3-like, translating into MKKGLLLKKKSREQFTRDEDILLIQSWLNVSKDPIVGVDQKAESFWVRVAANYNQYRGQSREKLKGQLKCRWHRINGLVQKFVGCYKQAVNGKKSGTSENDVMAAANAFFAQDQGTTFNLEYAWRLLKDEPKWMGESIESSSKITKTYASEASSENPNTPSSYEFNSSSPMERPMGQKAAKRKGKAKEIPNETQDARNKRAMLMERLAQSKEDEIELKVVQLMMKDTSTMSDSQRDIHEKYCNKMKKNMECS; encoded by the coding sequence ATGAAGAAAgggttgttgttaaaaaaaaaatctcgAGAGCAATTTACAAGGGATGAGGATATACTACTTATCCAATCATGGCTCAATGTTTCAAAGGATCCAATTGTGGGAGTTGATCAAAAGGCTGAGAGTTTTTGGGTAAGAGTCGCTGCCAATTATAACCAATATCGTGGGCAATCGCGGGAAAAGTTAAAGGGACAATTAAAATGTCGATGGCATCGAATAAATGGCTTGGTTCAAAAATTTGTTGGGTGTTACAAACAAGCTGTTAATGGAAAGAAAAGTGGGACATCGGAGAACGATGTCATGGCCGCTGCAAATGCATTTTTTGCTCAGGATCAAGGTACAACATTCAACCTTGAGTACGCATGGAGATTGttaaaagatgaacctaaatGGATGGGAGAATCGATTGAAAgttcttcaaaaataacaaagACTTATGCTAGTGAGGCATCATCGGAGAACCCAAATACACCTTCAAGTTATGAGTTTAACTCATCATCACCAATGGAGCGTCCAATGGGACAAAAAGCAGCAAAAAGGAAGGGTAAGGCAAAGGAAATTCCAAATGAAACGCAAGATGCAAGGAATAAAAGAGCAATGTTAATGGAAAGACTAGCGCAAAGTAAGGAGGACGAGATAGAATTAAAGGTAGTGCAACTAATGATGAAAGACACTTCTACTATGAGCGATAGTCAACGAGatattcatgaaaaatattgtaataagatgaaaaaaaatatGGAATGTAGTTAG
- the LOC131598641 gene encoding uncharacterized protein LOC131598641, which translates to MDSDDSDNYDQEFWELVEEEFMDDSDKEQELQNELQSGSSSRQKKRTTIDRGREEGHNRLFNDYFSENPVYTDVQFRRRFRMHRHVFLRIVDALGNHDEYFQMRVDATGKMGLSPLQKCTSVIRMLAYGSAADIVDEFVQGVNAVFGAEYLRKPNNTDVEHLLQMGESRGFPGMLGSIDCMHWEWKNCPVAWKGQFCRGDHGSNNDINVLNQSNVFNDILEGHAPNVQYTIIDSPYNMGYYLADDIYPEWATFVKTISMPQGEKKKLFAQHQESASKDVERAFGVLQSRFAIIRGPARAWHMDTLKHTIYACIILHKMIVEDERHTYGGNFDYSYDNVDDNNSTTETFSGPHPNLATRLQRRASIREKQVHRQLQGNLIEYIWERFGHVDDEV; encoded by the exons ATGGATTCAGACGATTCAGATAATTACGATCAAGAATTTTGGGAGTTGGTTGAAGAAGAATTTATGGACGACAGTGATAAAGAACAAGAGCTTCAGAATGAACTTCAATCTGGAAGTTCCTCTaggcaaaagaaaagaacaacGATAGATCGAGGTCGTGAAGAAGGGCATAATCGATTGTTCAATGACTACTTCTCGGAAAATCCAGTATACACAGATGTTCAATTTCGAAGAAGGTTCAGAATGCATAGGCATGTATTTCTTCGAATTGTAGATGCCCTTGGAAATCATGATGAATATTTCCAAATGAGGGTCGATGCAACTGGTAAAATGGGTCTTTCACCATTGCAGAAATGTACATCTGTTATTCGTATGTTGGCGTATGGGTCTGCTGCTGACATTGTAGACGA ATTCGTTCAGGGCGTGAATGCCGTATTTGGGGCTGAGTATTTGAGAAAGCCTAACAACACTGATGTTGAACATCTTTTACAAATGGGAGAGTCACGTGGCTTTCCAGGTATGTTGGGTTCTATTGATTGTATGCATTGGGAATGGAAAAATTGTCCTGTTGCATGGAAAGGACAATTTTGTCGAGGTGATCATG GTTCAAACAATGACATTAATGTGTTAAACCAATCTAATGTGTTTAACGATATTTTGGAAGGACATGCTCCCAATGTGCAATATACAATCATTGATTCACCATATAATATGGGGTATTATTTAGCAGATGATATATATCCTGAGTGGGCTACATTTGTCAAAACCATTTCAATGCCACagggagaaaagaaaaagttatttGCTCAACATCAAGAATCAGCTAGTAAAGATGTGGAGCGAGCATTTGGAGTGCTTCAATCTCGATTTGCAATTATACGTGGCCCAGCACGTGCTTGGCACATGGACACCCTCAAGCATACCATATATGCATGCATCATATTGCACAAAATGATTGTTGAAGACGAACGACATACATATGGAGGTAATTTTGATTACTCTTACGATAATGTGGATGACAACAACTCAACAACCGAAACATTTAGCGGTCCTCATCCGAATCTTGCAACAAGACTACAAAGAAGGGCAAGTATTCGAGAAAAACAAGTTCATCGTCAACTTCAAGGAAATTTAATCGAGTATATTTGGGAACGTTTTGGACATGTAGATGATGaagtttaa
- the LOC131596653 gene encoding protein IQ-DOMAIN 32, with protein MVKSSSCLRLITCSGGADKEQDQQLVSEVKDSNDKRGWSFRKRSARHRVLSNTVIATETPPSTANKEISEYPSISFQSPAESVVVEKICTTDFCKEKPQLSTNEYSEVPETIVTETEDKADVNLPESAVIIVQASIRGYLAQRALIKSKNVVKLQAAVRGHLVRRHAVGTLRCVQAIVKMQLLVRARQARHAHSNGKDDYSKTLDNEHQTAKSNAKHSSVEKLLSNNFARQLLESTPKNKSIHVKCNPSEGDSAWKWLERWMSVSAKDSAENKKPVSTSEQLDETHDSTRVSQLDTDTPSEVILQLADSPLPSEDEEKTSTYDDTNSYFQASPSTSSLIKDKLEEGPPENTVTDNVKEASPEIDSFQNEITESNASVGQDSGSPQNRDVDGEMSRQSVTASASDQLETEGKKIAGVSRKLSNPAFIAAQSKFEELSSNANSGRPNYLFDQDVSVESQADTAYISKEFISSENSTPFPSRIGDPESGTVLSISSTLDSPDRSETLESEHDAKDLVEGIVNPENKTGHSVETDNPSATLTSNLPISSSNQLDNVIGHSGNNVDSVNSQEPAVEPENNASDLLTEKTETVRQDFKLSPEASPGSYMTFPESQGTPSSQVSVKPKENKISKTGSSSRRRVLSVGNKSPANSNNDSGSRVSVGNKSPANANPDSGSRGSKEQLPKDHLNGKRRNSFGSVKPDHNDQEPTKDNSSNNISLPRFMQATQSARAKINANSSPRSSPDVHDQDISIKKRHSLPGATGRQGSPRVEQSISPAQQGTKGNGSSERKWQR; from the exons ATGGTGAAATCTAGCTCCTGTTTAAGATTAATCACATGCAGTGGTGGTGCTGACAAAGAACAAGATCAACAACTTGTTTCTGAG GTTAAGGATTCTAATGATAAGCGCGGTTGGAGTTTTCGGAAGAGATCTGCAAGGCATCGAGTGCTTAGCAATACTGTGATTGCGACTGAGACTCCTCCGTCTACGGCAAATAAGGAGATTTCAGAATATCCGAGTATTAGTTTTCAATCCCCGGCTGAATCTGTTGTTGTTGAAAAGATTTGTACAACAGATTTCTGTAAGGAGAAGCCTCAGTTATCCACCAATGAATACTCAGAGGTGCCGGAGACAATTGTCACTGAAACTGAGGATAAGGCGGATGTCAATCTACCGGAATCTGCTGTGATAATCGTCCAGGCTTCCATTAGAGGATACTTG GCTCAGAGAGCATTGATAAAGAGTAAGAATGTAGTGAAATTGCAAGCTGCTGTTCGCGGGCACTTGGTTAGGAGGCATGCTGTAGGGACGCTGCGATGTGTTCAAGCTATTGTTAAAATGCAGCTCCTTGTGCGAGCACGACAAGCTCGGCATGCACATTCAAATGGCAAAGATGATTACTCAAAAACTTTg GATAATGAGCATCAAACGGCCAAATCAAATGCAAAACACAGTTCTGTGGAAAAGCTTCTCAGCAATAACTTTGCTCGTCAG CTGCTGGAATCAACACCGAAAAACAAATCTATCCATGTCAAATGTAATCCTTCTGAAGGTGACTCTGCTTGGAAATGGTTGGAGAGATGGATGTCTGTTTCAGCGAAAGATTCTGCAGAAAATAAAAAGCCAGTTAGTACGTCCGAACAATTGGATGAAACCCACGATAGCACTCGTGTATCTCAGTTGGATACAGATACTCCATCTGAAGTTATTCTTCAGTTAGCTGATTCACCTCTACCGTCCGAGGACGAAGAGAAAACCTCTACTTACGATGATACCAACTCATACTTTCAAGCAAGCCCCTCTACATCTTCTCTTATAAAGGATAAGTTGGAAGAGGGTCCTCCCGAAAATACGGTTACAGATAATGTTAAAGAAGCATCCCCTGAAATAGATTCTTTCCAAAATGAAATAACGGAATCAAACGCAAGTGTCGGACAGGATTCTGGTTCTCCTCAGAATAGAGATGTTGATGGTGAAATGTCTAGACAATCAGTTACAGCATCTGCCTCGGACCAACTAGAGACCGAGGGAAAGAAAATTGCAGGTGTTTCAAGGAAGTTAAGCAACCCTGCATTTATTGCTGCTCAATCAAAATTTGAAGAGCTGAGTTCAAATGCAAATTCGGGTAGACCAAACTATTTGTTCGATCAGGATGTATCGGTTGAATCACAAGCAGATACTGCATACATATCAAAAGAGTTCATCTCATCTGAGAATTCTACGCCGTTTCCTTCTAGAATTGGTGATCCTGAAAGTGGTACCGTACTCTCTATTAGCTCAACTCTTGATTCACCTGACAGATCCGAGACTTTGGAAAGCGAGCACGATGCCAAAGATTTAGTGGAAGGAATAGTTAATCCTGAAAACAAGACCGGTCACAGTGTTGAGACCGACAATCCTTCTGCCACTCTGACTTCAAACTTACCTATCTCTAGTTCGAATCAATTAGATAACGTTATCGGTCACAGTGGCAATAATGTTGATTCAGTGAACTCCCAAGAGCCTGCGGTTGAGCCTGAGAATAATGCATCTGACTTGCTTACAGAAAAAACCGAGACTGTTCGGCAGGATTTCAAGTTATCTCCAGAAGCTTCACCAGGAAGCTACATGACATTTCCTGAATCTCAAGGAACACCTTCAAGTCAGGTTTCAGTGAAACCTAAAGAGAATAAAATCAGCAAGACTGGATCAAGTAGCAGACGTAGGGTACTGTCTGTCGGCAACAAGTCTCCTGCAAATTCAAACAACGACTCAGGCTCAAGAGTGTCTGTCGGTAACAAGTCTCCTGCGAATGCAAATCCCGACTCAGGATCAAGAGGTAGTAAAGAACAATTGCCTAAGGATCATCTGAATGGAAAAAGACGCAACTCATTTGGCTCGGTAAAACCAGATCACAACGATCAAGAACCTACTAAAGATAACAGTAGTAACAATATATCTCTTCCCCGTTTCATGCAAGCTACACAATCCGCTAGAGCCAAAATAAATGCAAACTCCTCTCCAAGATCAAGTCCAGACGTACACGACCAAGACATTAGCATTAAGAAGAGACATTCCTTACCTGGTGCAACTGGTAGGCAGGGTTCTCCACGCGTCGAACAGTCAATATCTCCAGCTCAGCAAGGAACAAAGGGCAATGGCTCATCTG AGAGAAAATGGCAGAGGTGA